The Leclercia sp. S52 genome has a segment encoding these proteins:
- a CDS encoding co-chaperone YbbN translates to MSVQNIVNITEANLHQTLEQSMTKPVLFYFWSERSQHCLELTPVLEKLAAQYNGQFILAKLDCDAEQMIASQFGLRAIPTVYLFQNGQPVDGFQGPQPEEAIRALLDKVLPREDELKAQQAAALMAEGKHDEALPLLKEAWQLSGQNSETGLLLAETLIILKRSEDAEGVLKTIPLQDQDTRYQGLVAQIELLKQAADTPEIQQLQQHVAANPADAALASQLALQLHQVGRNEEALELLFSHLKTDLAAADGQARKMFQEILAALGTGDSLASTYRRKLYALLY, encoded by the coding sequence ATGTCCGTACAGAATATTGTCAACATTACCGAAGCCAACCTGCACCAGACCCTTGAACAGTCGATGACCAAACCGGTGCTGTTCTACTTCTGGTCTGAGCGTAGCCAGCACTGTCTGGAGCTGACGCCGGTGCTCGAAAAGCTTGCGGCCCAGTACAACGGTCAGTTTATTCTGGCAAAACTGGACTGCGACGCCGAGCAGATGATCGCCTCGCAGTTTGGTCTGCGCGCCATCCCAACGGTTTATCTGTTCCAGAACGGTCAGCCGGTAGATGGCTTCCAGGGGCCGCAGCCGGAAGAGGCGATCCGCGCCCTGCTGGATAAAGTGCTGCCGCGTGAAGATGAGCTGAAAGCGCAGCAGGCGGCGGCCCTGATGGCTGAAGGCAAGCATGACGAAGCCCTGCCGCTGCTGAAAGAGGCGTGGCAGCTCTCCGGTCAGAACAGCGAAACTGGCCTGCTGCTGGCGGAAACGCTGATTATCCTGAAGCGCTCCGAAGATGCCGAAGGGGTGCTGAAGACCATCCCTCTGCAGGATCAGGACACCCGCTATCAGGGTCTGGTGGCGCAGATTGAACTGCTGAAGCAGGCCGCGGATACCCCGGAAATTCAGCAGCTGCAGCAGCACGTTGCCGCCAACCCTGCCGACGCCGCGCTGGCCAGCCAGCTGGCACTGCAGCTGCATCAGGTCGGTCGTAACGAAGAGGCGCTGGAACTGCTGTTCAGCCATCTGAAAACCGATCTGGCGGCCGCTGATGGTCAGGCGCGTAAAATGTTCCAGGAAATTCTGGCCGCGCTCGGCACGGGTGACTCCCTGGCTTCGACCTATCGCCGTAAGCTTTACGCCCTGCTGTACTGA
- a CDS encoding SDR family oxidoreductase → MTRNSAEILTGKVMQKSVLITGCSSGIGFESALELKRQGFWVLAACRKPEDVERMNGVGLTGVLLDLDCADSIERAADEVIALTHNRLYGLFNNAGFGVYGPLQTVTRQQLEQQFSANFFGVHQLTMRLLPAMLPHGEGRIVMTSSVMGLISTPGRGAYAASKYALEAWSDALRMELRHSGIKVSLIEPGPIRTRFTDNVNQTADKPVENPGIAARFTLGPEAVVAKVRHAFESKNPKMRYPVTLVTHAVSLLKRLLPGRMMDKILQG, encoded by the coding sequence ATGACTCGTAATTCAGCGGAGATCCTGACAGGTAAAGTTATGCAAAAATCGGTCTTAATAACAGGATGTTCCAGTGGAATTGGCTTTGAAAGTGCCCTTGAACTGAAGCGCCAGGGATTCTGGGTACTGGCCGCCTGCCGCAAACCCGAAGACGTTGAACGGATGAACGGCGTAGGTTTGACCGGCGTGCTGTTGGATCTGGATTGTGCCGACAGCATCGAGCGCGCCGCCGATGAGGTGATCGCTCTCACCCATAATCGTCTGTACGGGCTGTTTAACAATGCCGGTTTCGGCGTTTACGGCCCGCTGCAGACCGTTACCCGGCAGCAGCTTGAGCAGCAATTTTCCGCCAACTTTTTTGGCGTGCACCAGCTCACCATGCGCCTGCTGCCCGCCATGTTGCCGCACGGCGAAGGGCGGATTGTGATGACCTCCTCGGTGATGGGGCTGATCTCCACGCCCGGCCGCGGGGCCTACGCCGCCAGCAAGTACGCGCTGGAAGCCTGGTCGGATGCGCTGCGCATGGAGTTGCGCCACAGCGGCATCAAGGTGAGCCTGATTGAACCGGGCCCCATCCGCACCCGCTTTACCGACAACGTTAACCAGACCGCCGATAAGCCGGTCGAAAACCCCGGTATTGCCGCGCGTTTTACGCTGGGACCGGAGGCGGTAGTCGCCAAAGTGCGCCATGCTTTTGAGAGCAAAAACCCCAAAATGCGTTATCCGGTCACGCTGGTGACCCATGCCGTCAGCCTGCTGAAGCGTCTGCTGCCCGGCCGGATGATGGACAAAATTTTACAGGGCTGA
- the tesA gene encoding multifunctional acyl-CoA thioesterase I/protease I/lysophospholipase L1: MMNFNNVFRWHLPFLFLILMTFRAAAADTLLILGDSLSAGYRMAASAAWPALLNDKWQTRTSVVNGSISGDTSQQGLSRLPALLKQHQPRWVLVELGGNDGLRGFQPQQTEQTLRKILQDIRAANAQPLLMQIRLPANYGRRYNEAFSAIYPKLAKEFDVPLLPFFMEEVYLKPQWMQDDGIHPNRDAQPFIADWMATRLAPLVKHDS; this comes from the coding sequence ATGATGAACTTCAACAATGTTTTCCGCTGGCATTTGCCCTTCCTGTTTCTGATTCTGATGACATTTCGCGCCGCGGCGGCGGACACGCTATTAATTCTGGGCGATAGCCTCAGCGCGGGCTACCGAATGGCGGCCAGTGCCGCCTGGCCTGCCCTGCTGAACGATAAATGGCAGACCAGAACGTCGGTGGTCAACGGCAGCATCAGCGGCGATACCTCTCAACAGGGGCTTTCACGCCTGCCGGCCCTGCTGAAACAGCATCAGCCGCGCTGGGTGCTGGTGGAGCTCGGCGGCAATGACGGTCTGCGCGGCTTCCAGCCTCAGCAGACCGAGCAGACCCTGCGCAAAATTTTGCAGGATATTCGCGCCGCGAACGCCCAGCCGCTGCTGATGCAAATTCGCCTGCCCGCCAACTACGGTCGTCGGTATAATGAAGCCTTCAGCGCCATCTATCCGAAGCTTGCCAAAGAGTTCGATGTCCCGCTGCTGCCTTTTTTTATGGAAGAGGTCTACCTGAAGCCGCAGTGGATGCAGGATGACGGTATTCACCCCAACCGGGACGCACAGCCGTTTATTGCCGACTGGATGGCGACCCGGCTGGCTCCTTTAGTTAAACATGACTCGTAA
- the ybbP gene encoding putative ABC transporter permease subunit YbbP translates to MIARWFWREWRSPSLLIVWLALSLAVACVLALGSVSDRMEKGLSQQSREFMAGDRTLRSSREVPQAWLEEARKEGLKVSEQLSFQTMTFAADTPQLASVKAVDDLYPLYGELQTNPPGLKPAPGTVLLASRLMALLNLKTGDSIDVGDATLKIAGEVVQEPDSGFNPFQMAPRLLMNTADVAKTGAVQPGSRVTWRIKFGGTPAQLASYEKWLLPQLKPEHRWSGMEQEDGALGKSLERSQQFLLLSALLTLLLAVAAVAVAVGHYCRSRYDLVAILKTLGAGRAQLRKLIVGQWLAVLALSAITGGAMGLLFEKVLMVLLKPVLPAALPPASLWPWLWAIGAMIVISLLVGLRPYRLLLATQPLRVLRRDVVASVWPLKFYLPVIVAVVVVLLAWLMGGSMLLWAVLAGAVVLALLCGVLGWMLLSVLKGLTVKSLPVRLAVNRLLRQPWSTLSQLSAFSLSFMLLALLLVLRGDLLDRWQQQLPPESPNYFLINIAPEQIAPLKGFLSEHQIIPESYYPIVRARLTQINGQSTEGNKDESLNRELNLTWQDKRPDHNPIVAGSWPPKAGEVSMEEGLAKRLNVALGDTVTFTGDTQDFSAKVTSLRKVDWESLRPNFFFIFPSGALDGQPQSWLTSFRWENGNGMLTQLNREFPTISLLDIGAILRQVGQVLEQVSRALEVMVVLVTICGVLLLLAQVQVGMRQRHQELVVYRTLGAGKKLLRTTLWSEFALLGLVAGLVAAIGAETALAVLQTRVFDFPWEPDWRLWVILPLCGAVMLSLCGGWLGARLLKGKALFRQFSG, encoded by the coding sequence ATGATTGCCCGCTGGTTCTGGCGCGAATGGCGCTCCCCCTCGCTGCTCATCGTCTGGCTGGCGCTAAGCCTGGCGGTGGCCTGCGTGCTGGCGCTCGGCAGCGTCAGCGATCGGATGGAAAAGGGGCTCAGCCAGCAGAGCCGCGAATTTATGGCCGGAGACCGGACGCTGCGCAGCTCCCGCGAGGTGCCGCAGGCCTGGCTTGAAGAGGCGAGAAAAGAGGGGCTGAAGGTCAGCGAGCAGCTCAGCTTCCAGACCATGACCTTTGCCGCCGATACGCCGCAGCTGGCGAGCGTGAAGGCGGTGGATGATCTCTATCCGCTGTACGGCGAGCTACAGACCAACCCGCCGGGCCTGAAACCGGCCCCGGGCACGGTGCTGCTGGCCTCGCGTCTGATGGCGCTGCTGAATTTAAAAACCGGCGACAGCATTGACGTCGGGGATGCCACCCTGAAAATTGCCGGGGAAGTGGTTCAGGAACCCGATTCCGGATTTAACCCCTTTCAGATGGCACCGCGTCTGCTGATGAATACCGCGGATGTGGCCAAAACCGGGGCGGTACAGCCCGGGAGCCGCGTCACCTGGCGCATTAAGTTTGGCGGCACGCCCGCACAGTTAGCGAGTTACGAGAAGTGGCTGCTGCCACAGCTGAAGCCGGAGCACCGCTGGTCCGGAATGGAGCAGGAGGACGGGGCGCTTGGCAAATCGCTGGAGCGTTCCCAGCAGTTCCTGCTGCTCTCGGCGCTGCTGACGCTGCTGCTGGCGGTCGCAGCAGTGGCGGTGGCGGTGGGCCACTACTGCCGCAGCCGCTACGACCTGGTGGCGATCCTCAAAACCCTGGGGGCGGGCAGGGCGCAGCTGCGTAAGCTGATCGTCGGCCAGTGGCTGGCGGTGCTGGCGCTCTCCGCCATTACCGGCGGAGCGATGGGGTTGCTGTTTGAAAAGGTGCTGATGGTGCTGCTCAAGCCGGTGCTGCCTGCTGCCCTGCCGCCAGCGAGCCTTTGGCCGTGGCTGTGGGCCATTGGCGCGATGATCGTCATCTCGCTGCTGGTGGGGCTGCGTCCGTACCGCCTGCTGCTGGCGACCCAGCCGCTGCGCGTCCTGCGTCGCGACGTGGTGGCCAGCGTCTGGCCGCTAAAATTTTACCTGCCGGTAATCGTGGCGGTGGTGGTGGTGCTGCTCGCCTGGCTGATGGGCGGCAGCATGCTGCTGTGGGCTGTGCTGGCCGGGGCGGTAGTGCTGGCGCTGCTCTGCGGCGTGCTGGGCTGGATGCTGCTTAGCGTGCTGAAAGGGCTGACGGTAAAATCGCTGCCGGTGCGCCTGGCGGTGAACCGCCTGCTGCGTCAGCCGTGGTCGACCCTCAGCCAGCTGTCGGCGTTTTCGCTGTCGTTCATGCTGCTGGCGCTGCTACTGGTGCTGCGCGGCGACCTGCTGGATCGCTGGCAACAGCAGCTCCCGCCGGAGAGCCCGAACTATTTCCTGATCAACATCGCCCCGGAGCAGATCGCGCCGCTGAAGGGGTTCCTCTCAGAGCATCAGATTATCCCCGAGTCCTACTACCCTATCGTGCGGGCGCGCCTGACCCAGATCAACGGCCAGTCCACCGAGGGCAATAAGGATGAATCCCTCAACCGCGAGCTGAACCTGACCTGGCAGGATAAACGCCCGGATCATAACCCGATCGTCGCCGGTAGCTGGCCTCCGAAAGCGGGGGAGGTGTCGATGGAGGAGGGGCTGGCGAAACGTCTCAACGTTGCGCTGGGGGATACGGTGACCTTTACCGGCGATACCCAGGACTTCAGCGCGAAAGTTACAAGCTTGCGCAAAGTTGACTGGGAGAGCCTGCGGCCGAACTTCTTCTTTATCTTCCCTTCCGGGGCGCTGGACGGGCAGCCCCAGAGCTGGCTGACCAGCTTCCGCTGGGAAAACGGCAACGGCATGCTCACCCAGCTTAACCGCGAGTTCCCGACCATCAGCCTGCTGGATATCGGGGCGATCCTCAGACAGGTCGGCCAGGTGCTGGAGCAGGTGAGCCGGGCGCTGGAGGTGATGGTGGTGCTGGTAACGATTTGCGGCGTACTGCTGCTGCTGGCTCAGGTGCAGGTCGGGATGCGTCAGCGCCATCAGGAGCTGGTGGTCTACCGCACCCTGGGGGCGGGCAAAAAGCTGCTGCGTACCACCCTGTGGAGCGAGTTTGCCCTGCTGGGGCTGGTGGCTGGCCTGGTGGCGGCCATTGGCGCAGAAACCGCGCTGGCGGTGCTGCAAACCCGGGTGTTCGACTTCCCCTGGGAGCCAGACTGGCGGCTGTGGGTGATCCTGCCGCTCTGTGGGGCGGTAATGCTATCGCTCTGCGGCGGCTGGCTGGGTGCCCGTCTGCTGAAAGGCAAAGCCCTGTTCCGTCAGTTCTCCGGTTAA
- a CDS encoding porin: protein MTITKKALAVTIGAAVALASFASQAEITVLKQDPQAGNPLSRLNFTVGGSIRPQFQNMTGDDGKNSYKRNGFDGGTRFRFAADYYLFDDISWISYYELGVNIPAQFDWDNHHAEGAHDTSRRMLYTGLKSDTWGTLTFGQQNSVYYDVVGAKTDIWDYDMIGQAPGNGINGDYDGSYRSRQMLKYKKTLGDADIYASYLFEDSEYLPGNGLRYKRKGGGSLGVDYRLTTDLTWGAAWNYTRADMRNPDNGDSKSWDQNILGTALSWTPDNWTFSAGGGWYQNFMTSKKVSVNDYFAGDAWGIEYFAGYKFPIGQYAVKSIQPYFMGDRIETMNGRNYQRIDNGVGISFQLDYGFRVDYEHVFTSSTDDLGDMNLVRLRYDF from the coding sequence ATGACCATAACTAAAAAAGCGCTGGCGGTAACGATCGGCGCAGCAGTGGCGTTGGCGTCTTTTGCATCCCAGGCTGAAATCACCGTACTGAAACAAGATCCGCAGGCGGGCAACCCGCTGAGCCGTCTGAACTTCACCGTGGGCGGCAGCATCCGTCCTCAGTTCCAGAACATGACCGGCGACGACGGCAAGAACAGCTACAAGCGTAACGGCTTTGACGGCGGCACCCGTTTCCGTTTCGCAGCAGATTACTACCTCTTTGATGACATCAGCTGGATCAGCTACTACGAGCTGGGTGTGAACATTCCGGCCCAGTTCGACTGGGACAACCACCATGCCGAAGGCGCGCACGACACCTCCCGCCGTATGCTCTACACCGGCCTGAAGAGCGACACCTGGGGCACCCTGACCTTCGGCCAGCAGAACAGCGTTTATTATGATGTGGTGGGCGCGAAAACCGATATCTGGGACTACGACATGATCGGCCAGGCACCGGGTAACGGCATCAACGGCGACTACGACGGCTCTTACCGTTCACGCCAGATGCTGAAGTACAAGAAAACCCTCGGCGATGCCGACATCTACGCCTCTTACCTGTTCGAAGACAGCGAATACCTGCCGGGCAACGGCCTGCGTTACAAGCGTAAAGGCGGCGGTTCACTGGGTGTGGATTATCGTCTGACCACCGACCTGACCTGGGGCGCGGCCTGGAACTACACCCGCGCCGACATGCGTAACCCGGATAACGGCGACAGCAAGTCCTGGGATCAGAACATCCTCGGTACCGCGCTGAGCTGGACCCCGGACAACTGGACCTTCTCCGCAGGCGGCGGCTGGTATCAGAACTTTATGACCAGCAAAAAAGTGTCGGTAAATGACTACTTCGCGGGCGATGCGTGGGGGATTGAGTACTTCGCGGGCTATAAATTCCCGATTGGTCAGTATGCGGTGAAATCCATCCAGCCTTACTTCATGGGTGATCGTATTGAGACCATGAATGGCCGTAACTACCAGCGCATCGACAACGGCGTAGGTATCAGCTTCCAGCTGGACTACGGCTTCCGTGTTGACTACGAGCACGTGTTCACCTCCAGCACCGACGATCTGGGCGATATGAACTTGGTGCGTCTGCGTTACGACTTCTAA
- the mnmH gene encoding tRNA 2-selenouridine(34) synthase MnmH, which translates to MNDGTDYRAILAADTPIIDVRAPVEFAQGAMPAAINLPLMNDDERAAVGTCYKRQGPEAALALGHRLVSGETRDQRMEAWRTACLAQPQGYICCARGGQRSHIVQAWLKEAGVNYPLIRGGYKALRQAAMQITVEQVQKPTVLIGGCTGSGKTLLVKARPDGIDLEGLAHHRGSSFGRTLTPQLSQASFENHLAVELLKKDAARWVLEDEGRMIGSNHLPECLRDRMVQSPIAVVEDPFEVRLERLREEYFEQMWQAFRAARGEEAGWLEYGEYLHHGLFAIRRRLGLQRFAEFTALLDNALVEQQRTGSTEAHFAWLAPLLNDYYDPMYRYQLEKKAEKIVYRGTFEDVAGWLSR; encoded by the coding sequence ATGAACGATGGGACGGACTACCGCGCCATACTTGCTGCCGACACGCCGATAATCGACGTGCGCGCCCCTGTGGAATTTGCCCAGGGCGCCATGCCTGCGGCAATCAACCTGCCATTAATGAATGACGACGAACGCGCCGCCGTGGGCACCTGCTATAAACGCCAGGGGCCGGAGGCAGCGCTCGCGCTCGGCCATCGTCTGGTGAGCGGCGAGACGCGCGACCAGCGCATGGAGGCCTGGCGCACCGCCTGCCTCGCGCAACCCCAGGGTTATATTTGCTGCGCCCGGGGCGGGCAGCGCTCGCATATCGTGCAGGCGTGGCTGAAAGAGGCAGGCGTAAATTATCCGCTGATCCGCGGCGGTTATAAGGCGCTGCGTCAGGCGGCGATGCAGATCACCGTTGAGCAGGTGCAAAAGCCGACCGTGCTGATTGGCGGCTGTACCGGCAGCGGCAAAACGCTGCTGGTGAAGGCCCGTCCTGACGGAATCGATCTTGAAGGGCTGGCGCACCATCGCGGCTCGTCGTTTGGCCGCACGCTGACGCCGCAGCTTTCGCAGGCCAGCTTTGAAAATCATCTCGCGGTGGAGCTGCTGAAAAAGGACGCCGCGCGCTGGGTGCTGGAAGATGAAGGAAGGATGATTGGCTCCAACCATCTGCCGGAGTGCCTGCGCGATCGCATGGTGCAGTCGCCGATTGCGGTAGTTGAGGATCCCTTTGAGGTACGCCTGGAGCGTCTGCGGGAAGAGTATTTCGAGCAGATGTGGCAGGCCTTCCGCGCCGCGCGTGGCGAAGAGGCGGGCTGGCTGGAGTACGGCGAGTACCTGCACCACGGCCTGTTTGCCATCCGCCGTCGGCTGGGGTTACAGCGTTTTGCCGAATTTACCGCCCTGCTGGATAACGCGCTCGTTGAACAGCAGCGCACCGGCAGCACCGAGGCGCATTTCGCCTGGCTTGCGCCGCTGCTCAATGACTATTACGACCCGATGTACCGTTACCAACTGGAGAAGAAGGCGGAGAAGATTGTTTATCGCGGGACGTTTGAGGACGTTGCCGGGTGGCTGAGTCGTTGA
- the purK gene encoding 5-(carboxyamino)imidazole ribonucleotide synthase: MKQVCVLGNGQLGRMLRQAGEPLGIAVWPVGLDDEPEAVPFQQSVITAEIERWPETALTRELARHNAFVNRDVFPIIADRLTQKQLFDDLHLATAPWQLLTEKGQWSGVFATLGELAIVKRRVGGYDGRGQWRLRAGETDQLPDECYGECIVEQGINFSGEVSLVGARAHDGSTVFYPLTHNLHQDGILRTSVVFPQANAAQQAQAEGMLSAIMQELGYVGVMAMECFVTPDGLLINELAPRVHNSGHWTQNGASISQFELHLRAITGLPLPQPVVNSPSVMINLIGTDLNYDWLKLPLVHLHWYDKEVRPGRKVGHLNLNDSDIPRLSATLEAIVPLLPPEYASGIAWAQATLS; encoded by the coding sequence ATGAAACAGGTTTGCGTCCTCGGTAACGGCCAGTTAGGCCGCATGCTGCGTCAGGCTGGTGAACCGCTGGGGATCGCCGTCTGGCCGGTCGGGCTGGACGATGAACCCGAAGCCGTGCCCTTCCAGCAAAGCGTCATTACCGCAGAGATTGAGCGCTGGCCGGAAACTGCCCTCACCCGCGAGCTGGCGCGTCATAACGCCTTCGTTAACCGCGACGTCTTCCCGATCATCGCCGACCGTTTGACGCAGAAACAGCTCTTCGACGATCTGCACCTCGCCACCGCCCCGTGGCAGCTGCTGACGGAGAAAGGCCAGTGGTCCGGCGTGTTTGCCACCCTGGGCGAGCTGGCGATCGTCAAGCGCCGCGTCGGCGGCTATGACGGACGCGGCCAGTGGCGTCTGCGCGCCGGTGAAACCGACCAGCTGCCGGACGAGTGCTACGGCGAGTGCATCGTTGAGCAGGGCATTAACTTCAGCGGTGAAGTGTCGCTGGTGGGCGCCCGCGCCCACGACGGCAGCACCGTCTTTTATCCCCTGACCCACAACCTGCATCAGGACGGCATTCTGCGCACCAGCGTGGTCTTCCCGCAGGCCAATGCCGCTCAGCAGGCGCAGGCCGAAGGCATGCTCTCGGCCATTATGCAGGAACTGGGCTACGTCGGCGTGATGGCGATGGAGTGCTTTGTCACCCCGGATGGTCTGCTGATCAACGAGCTGGCCCCGCGCGTGCACAACAGCGGCCACTGGACGCAAAACGGTGCCTCCATCAGCCAGTTTGAACTGCACCTGCGCGCTATTACCGGATTACCGCTGCCGCAGCCGGTGGTCAACAGCCCGTCGGTGATGATCAACCTGATCGGCACCGATCTGAACTATGACTGGCTGAAACTACCGCTGGTGCATCTGCACTGGTACGACAAAGAGGTTCGTCCGGGGCGCAAGGTCGGCCACCTGAACCTGAATGACAGCGATATCCCCCGCCTGAGCGCCACGCTCGAAGCCATTGTGCCCCTGCTGCCGCCTGAGTACGCCAGCGGCATCGCCTGGGCGCAGGCAACCCTGAGCTAA
- the purE gene encoding 5-(carboxyamino)imidazole ribonucleotide mutase yields MSSSNNPARVAIVMGSKSDWATMQFAAEIFDILNVPHHVEVVSAHRTPDKLFSFAEGAEENGYQVIIAGAGGAAHLPGMIAAKTLVPVLGVPVQSAALSGVDSLYSIVQMPRGIPVGTLAIGKAGAANAALLAAQILATHDKELHQRLVAWRNAQTDEVLENPDPRGAA; encoded by the coding sequence ATGTCTTCCAGCAATAATCCGGCGCGTGTCGCCATCGTGATGGGGTCCAAAAGCGACTGGGCTACCATGCAGTTCGCCGCCGAAATCTTTGACATCCTGAATGTTCCTCACCACGTTGAAGTGGTCTCCGCACACCGCACCCCCGATAAACTGTTCAGCTTCGCCGAAGGCGCGGAAGAGAACGGCTATCAGGTGATTATTGCCGGTGCCGGCGGGGCCGCACATCTGCCCGGCATGATTGCCGCCAAAACCCTGGTGCCGGTGCTCGGCGTCCCGGTCCAAAGCGCCGCCCTGAGCGGCGTCGACAGCCTCTACTCCATCGTGCAGATGCCGCGCGGCATTCCGGTCGGGACGCTGGCGATTGGGAAAGCGGGTGCTGCTAACGCCGCCCTGCTGGCCGCACAGATCCTCGCAACGCACGATAAAGAACTGCATCAGCGCCTGGTCGCGTGGCGTAACGCCCAGACCGACGAGGTGCTGGAGAACCCGGACCCGCGAGGTGCGGCATGA
- a CDS encoding YdgH/BhsA/McbA-like domain containing protein translates to MKSIKTFVAVAALSLISFGSFAQSVSATASTLDRAEAKIAAQAAKEGAAYKITSAQFDNRVHMTAELTK, encoded by the coding sequence ATGAAATCCATCAAAACTTTCGTTGCAGTTGCCGCTCTTTCTCTGATCTCTTTCGGTTCTTTCGCTCAGAGCGTCAGCGCCACCGCCTCAACCCTGGACCGTGCGGAAGCCAAAATTGCCGCTCAGGCCGCTAAAGAAGGCGCAGCGTACAAAATCACCAGCGCTCAGTTTGACAACCGCGTGCACATGACCGCTGAACTGACTAAATAA
- the lpxH gene encoding UDP-2,3-diacylglucosamine diphosphatase — protein MATLFIADLHLQTEEPAITAGFLRFLQGEARHADALYILGDLFEAWIGDDDPNPLHREIARALKALVNSGVPCFFIHGNRDFLIGKRFARESGMTLLAEETVLDLYGRRVLIMHGDTLCTDDTGYLAFRAKVHTPWIQTLFLALPLFIRSRIAAKMRAGSKAANSSKSMTIMDVNPQAVISVMEKHQVQWLLHGHTHRPDVHDLTVNNEPAHRVVLGAWHSEGSMIKVTPEGVELIAFPF, from the coding sequence GTGGCGACACTCTTTATTGCAGATCTGCATCTGCAAACAGAAGAACCGGCGATCACCGCCGGTTTTCTGCGTTTTTTACAGGGTGAAGCCCGGCACGCCGATGCGCTTTACATCCTCGGGGATCTGTTCGAAGCCTGGATTGGCGACGACGATCCCAACCCGCTGCACCGCGAGATAGCGCGTGCGCTTAAAGCGCTGGTTAATTCTGGCGTTCCCTGCTTCTTTATCCACGGCAACCGCGACTTTCTGATCGGCAAGCGTTTTGCCCGTGAAAGCGGCATGACCCTGCTGGCGGAAGAGACCGTCCTCGATCTGTACGGCCGCCGCGTACTGATTATGCATGGCGACACGCTCTGCACCGACGATACCGGTTATCTGGCGTTTCGCGCCAAAGTGCACACACCCTGGATCCAGACCCTGTTTCTCGCCCTGCCGCTGTTTATCCGCAGCCGCATTGCGGCGAAGATGCGCGCCGGCAGCAAAGCCGCCAACAGCAGCAAATCGATGACCATCATGGACGTCAATCCGCAGGCCGTCATCAGCGTGATGGAAAAACATCAGGTGCAGTGGCTGCTCCACGGCCATACCCACCGCCCGGACGTGCACGATCTGACCGTCAACAATGAGCCCGCCCACCGCGTGGTGTTAGGGGCCTGGCATAGCGAAGGCTCGATGATCAAGGTCACGCCCGAAGGCGTGGAGCTGATCGCTTTCCCGTTCTGA
- the ppiB gene encoding peptidylprolyl isomerase B, producing MVTFHTNHGDIVIKTFDDKAPETVKNFLDYCREGFYNNTIFHRVINGFMIQGGGFEPGMNQKETKDAIKNEANNGLKNTRGTLAMARTQAPHSATAQFFINVADNDFLNFSGESLQGWGYCVFAEVVEGMDVVDKIKAVSTGRSGMHQDVPKEDVVITSVTVSE from the coding sequence ATGGTTACTTTCCACACTAATCATGGCGATATCGTAATCAAAACCTTTGATGACAAAGCGCCTGAAACAGTTAAAAACTTCCTGGACTACTGCCGCGAAGGTTTCTACAACAACACCATTTTCCACCGTGTGATCAACGGCTTTATGATCCAGGGCGGCGGTTTTGAACCTGGTATGAACCAGAAAGAGACCAAAGACGCGATCAAAAACGAAGCCAACAACGGTCTGAAAAACACCCGCGGTACGCTGGCAATGGCCCGTACTCAGGCGCCACACTCTGCCACCGCGCAGTTCTTCATCAACGTGGCTGACAACGACTTCCTGAACTTCTCCGGCGAAAGCCTGCAGGGTTGGGGCTACTGCGTGTTCGCAGAAGTGGTTGAAGGTATGGACGTCGTTGATAAGATCAAAGCCGTTTCTACCGGCCGCAGCGGTATGCACCAGGACGTTCCAAAAGAAGACGTAGTGATCACAAGCGTGACCGTCAGCGAATAA